Sequence from the Corallococcus sp. EGB genome:
TGGATGACGGGCGGACTCACGCCGGATGACGGCTGGCGGGAGGACTGGTACGCGCTCCTCCACAGTCGGGACGGCTTCCAGACCCGCCGCGAGCCTGGCTCCGGGAGCGGGACCGTCGTTCGCGTCGAGACCCCCGTGGGAGTGGAGGCGGAGCTCGTCTCCTTTCCCAACGGCGCCAACGACGAGGTCGTGGTCCAGCGGGGCGTCCTGCCCCTCACGCTTTCTTCCAAGCAACCGGTCTACCACCTTGGTATCCGGCTGCGGTTGGGCGGGGAATGGGTGGACACGGGGCCGTTCTTCTTTCCGCCCCAGGGCGGCCGGATGACGGTCTGGCTGCAGCCGGAGATGTTCCTGCGCTACCTGAAGGAGCGCGCGGCGCGGCCCTGAGCCGGGTTTTCGTTCCCACGTACGCGGCTGGTAGCATCACGGCGCATGCGATTCAGCTGGGTGTTGCTCGGGGTCGTGGGGCTCGCGTGCGCGGGGCCCTCTCGCGGCGTGCGTGACGCGGATGCGACGCTGACGGTGCGGGTGAAGGACGCGGAGGGCAGGCCCGTGCCCGGCGCCCGGCTGAAGCTCCTGCGGGCGAACCTGAGCCTCGTGAGTCCGCGAATCGACTCCACCGACGCGCGAGGGACCGCGAGGCTGCACCCTCGGCCCGGGTGGTACTACGTGCGGACCGAGGCGCCGGGGTTCGTGGCGTATCCGGAGGCGGAGGTGAGGCTTGCGCCGGGGGCGAGCCAACAGCTCGACATGACCCTCGTTCGCGAGGCCCCCTTCTCCGGCCGCGTGGTGGATGCGCAAGGACGGCCCGTGGAGGGCGTGGAGCTGCGGCTCTTCCCGGAGGATCCGGACGCGCCCTGGGCGGACGCGGCGAGCGACGCGCAGGGGCACTTCGCGTTCACACGCGTGGCGCCAGGGCCAGTCGTGCTCCAGATGTACAAGGAGGGCTGGAGCCCCTACCGCATGGCGTTCACGGCGCCTCGGGCCGAGCTCACGGTGGTGCTGGGGACATTCGGCGCCTTGAAGGTGCGGGTCGTGGATCCACAAGGCCGGCTCAAGCCCGGGGGCCCCTCCGGAATCACGCCCGTGGTGCGGTCTCCTGATTTCGTGCTGTTTCCAGAGAAGACCGCCGACGCGAAGCTCTTCCCGAGGCTGCCCGCAGGGCGCTACCTCGTCACCGGCTATCACGAGGCCGCGCCCGACTGTTCCTGGAGTCGCACCGAGGAGGTCGAGGTGCAGCCCGGTGGACTCACGGAGTTCACCGTGAGCTTCGAGGGCCTTCACGGTCAGGGAGCCTTGAGAGGGCGTGCCGTGGATCCGACGGGGAGGGCGCTGGATGGGCGTACGGTGAGGGCCCTGTTCCCTGGAGGGGGCGAGGACACGGTGGGCCTGGGCGAGCACTGCGAGACGACCACCGGCGCGGACGGATCCTTCGTGCTTCCAGAACTCCTGGTGCCTGTCGACCATCTTGAGCTGAATGATCCCGAGGTGACCTGGCGGTGGGCGTCACCCCCTCCACGTCCGGGGGCTGCGCAAGAGGCCGTGGTGTTCCGAACGGACTGGGGGCTCGTGGAGGGCCGGGTCCTGGGGCCGAGCGGACGACCCATGGAGCATCTCCGGGTGGAAGGCCGCCCGGTGGAGGCTCCCCACGGGCGCTTTCGATGGCGCACCTTCGGCGCCGAGCCCCAGCAGTGGCTCCTCGAAGCAGAGGGTTTCGCATCCACCCTCCTGCGCATGGAGGGACAGCCGGATGAGGTCCAGACGCTTCCCGACATCACCTTCGACGTGGGCCGGGTCGTGCGCGGCTGCATCATCACCGCCGAAGGAACGTCCGTGGGCGCGGGGCTGGAGGTGATGCTGTTGGAGCCCTCCCGCATCGGGGTTCCCACCCGCACCCAGAGCCTGCAACCGACGCTGGAGGCGAAGACGGACGACCAGGGATGCTTCCAGCTTGGGCACGTCGCCGGGCGGCCCCAGCTCCTGCGCGTGGACGCGGCCTCACGGGGTACTGCGTTGCGTGAGCTGAAGCCGGGCGAGACCGGGACGGACCTTCGGCTGGACCCCTGGGTGCCCCTGTCAGGGGCCGTGACGGATGGCGAGCGCGTGCCCCTGGAGGGGGTGCGCCTGGACGCGTTGTGTGAGGGTGGCTTCTTCGCGGACGCCATCACCGATAGGGAGGGGCGCTACATCCTGAAGGTCCCCTCCGGACGCGAATGCTTCGTGCATGCGCTGGGCGTCGAGCAGGAGGGACGCCGCCCCCGGCCGCCCGTGTTCGTCTTCTCGCCCCAGCGGATCCGCGCGTCCTCGGGGGCAGGCGCGTCACTGGACTTCGCGATGCGACAGGGGCCCGCCTCGCTGCGCGTGAGGCTTCCCAATCCGCACGAATCCATGACCGCCTTCGCCCTTCCCGGTGACATCCCCATGCCGCGGAGTGCGCAGGAGCTGGACGGCCTCGTGCGCGCCGGCCTCCGCGCGAACCCCTCGCCCGGCATGTGGCCCTCCGAGAGCCTCGGCTTTGTAGAGAGCTTCTTCTTCGGCCAGGGCGAGTTCGTGATCAGCGCGCTACCCCTGGGGCACTACACGGTCTTCGTCCAGCGGCAGGGAGGCGACGGGGACGCCGTCATCCGACTGCCGGTGGAGCTGACGCGCGCGGGGGAGCACCTGCTCGAAGCAGAAGACCCCTACGACGACGGCCACGGCACCGTGTTCCCGCGCTGAGCTCCGTCGAGGAACGTGGGGCCGCCGCGCGCTATCGAGCCTGCCCCTCGAGCGTGAGCCCGCCGCCGTGCACGGCGCCGTACGCGTGCGCGGGGTGGATGACAGGCTCCTCCAGGGGCGCGGGCCGCATCAGGCCTGCCCCCAGGAGCGCACCCTCGAGCGAGCCGTGCATCCGCTTCTCGAGCAGGTGCTGCGTGAGTGGTTCGAGCACGGTCTCCAGATGGGGCGGCACCTTCACCAGCGCCAGGTGCGAGCCTCGCACGGCGAGGAACTCCGCCAGGTACTGGAGCGTCGCCACACCGGCGGCGTCCACGAGCGGCACCCGCGACAGGTCGATGACCACGAGCTTCGCCCAGGGCGGGCCGTCGACGAGGTCGTAGAGCTTGAGGTGGTTGATGAACAGGATGGGCCCGTCCACGCGCGCGACCATGAGGTCCAGCGCCTCGGGGGTGTGGGGCGCTTCCGCGGGGGGCACGTGCAGGCCCGGCTGCAGCCGCGATGCATCCGTCACCCGCTGCACCTCCAGCCGCAGGGCGCCATGGCGCCGCACGTAGAGGATGCTCGCCAGCGCGAGCCCCGCCCCGATGCCGGCGAACACGTTGAACACCGCAATGCCCAGCGCGGTGACGAGCACCACGCCCAACGTCGACTTGGACTGATTCCACATGGCAACAAGGCCCTCCAGGTTGAGCAGACGCACTCCCACGACGAGCAGGATGGCGGTGAGTGCGGCAATGGGGATGCGCGCCACCAGCGGCGCGAGCAGCGCCATGGCCACGAAGAGCCACAGGGCATGCAGGACAGAGGCGGCGCGGGTGCGCGCGCCCGCTTGGATGGACGCGCTGGCGCGCACGATGGCGCCCATCACCGGGAAGCCGCCGAACACTCCGGCCGCGATGTTGGCCAGCCCCTGCGCGATCAGGTCCTGGTCCAGGTCACTGTGCGTGCGCGCACCCGTGAGCGCATCGAGCGAGCTCGTCGCGAGCAGCGAGCCGAGCGACGCCAGCAGCGCGAGACCGAAGGCCGCCGGCAGGAGTCCCGCGAGGTGCACGCCCTCGAAGGACGGCAGCGTCGGCATGGGCAGCGAGCGCGGCAGGGCGCCCACCGCGTCGTAGCCCGCGCCGAGCGAGACCATGAGCACGGTGCCGATCGTCAGCCCCACGAGCACCGCGGGGATGCGCTTGTGCACCCGGGGCAGGGCCACCATGGCCAGCGCCGTGAGCGCTCCGGCCGCGACCCCGAGCCAGCCCACGTGTTCGCCCCAGGTGCGCCGCAGCACGAGCGCCACGGCGTTCGCGTGCGTGTCCTCCACCGCGAACAGCCTCGGCAGCTGCGTGTTGAGCAGCAGGAGGCCAATGCCCACCGTGAAGCCCATCACCACCGGCCGGGGGATGAGCCGCGCGAACCGCCCGGCGCGCACGAGCCCCAGCGCCACCTGCATGGCACCCGCGAGCACCGTCGCGATGGCGAGGCCCGCGGCCCCATGCGCCGCCACGATGGCCGCGGCCAGCGGCAGCAGCGCCGCCTCGGGGCCCGTGACCTGATAGCGACTGCCACTGAGCAGCCCGCCGATGATGCCCGCCACCACGCCGGAGACGAGCCCCACGCTCGCGGGCAGCCCCGCCGCGGTGGCGAGCGCGACATTGAGGGGAAGTGCCACGCACGCCACGCTGAGGCCGGCGGCCGCGTCGGCTGGCAGGCTGCTGGGCTGCACCATCTCGCGCCAGCTTTGGAGGAGCTCGCCCGCACGCCGGGTCGAGAAAGGTCGCTTGGAGAGAGCGGTCGTCGAATGCATGACGCCGGCGTCTTTCAGGCGCCGTGCCAT
This genomic interval carries:
- a CDS encoding carboxypeptidase-like regulatory domain-containing protein translates to MRFSWVLLGVVGLACAGPSRGVRDADATLTVRVKDAEGRPVPGARLKLLRANLSLVSPRIDSTDARGTARLHPRPGWYYVRTEAPGFVAYPEAEVRLAPGASQQLDMTLVREAPFSGRVVDAQGRPVEGVELRLFPEDPDAPWADAASDAQGHFAFTRVAPGPVVLQMYKEGWSPYRMAFTAPRAELTVVLGTFGALKVRVVDPQGRLKPGGPSGITPVVRSPDFVLFPEKTADAKLFPRLPAGRYLVTGYHEAAPDCSWSRTEEVEVQPGGLTEFTVSFEGLHGQGALRGRAVDPTGRALDGRTVRALFPGGGEDTVGLGEHCETTTGADGSFVLPELLVPVDHLELNDPEVTWRWASPPPRPGAAQEAVVFRTDWGLVEGRVLGPSGRPMEHLRVEGRPVEAPHGRFRWRTFGAEPQQWLLEAEGFASTLLRMEGQPDEVQTLPDITFDVGRVVRGCIITAEGTSVGAGLEVMLLEPSRIGVPTRTQSLQPTLEAKTDDQGCFQLGHVAGRPQLLRVDAASRGTALRELKPGETGTDLRLDPWVPLSGAVTDGERVPLEGVRLDALCEGGFFADAITDREGRYILKVPSGRECFVHALGVEQEGRRPRPPVFVFSPQRIRASSGAGASLDFAMRQGPASLRVRLPNPHESMTAFALPGDIPMPRSAQELDGLVRAGLRANPSPGMWPSESLGFVESFFFGQGEFVISALPLGHYTVFVQRQGGDGDAVIRLPVELTRAGEHLLEAEDPYDDGHGTVFPR
- a CDS encoding SulP family inorganic anion transporter; translated protein: MARRLKDAGVMHSTTALSKRPFSTRRAGELLQSWREMVQPSSLPADAAAGLSVACVALPLNVALATAAGLPASVGLVSGVVAGIIGGLLSGSRYQVTGPEAALLPLAAAIVAAHGAAGLAIATVLAGAMQVALGLVRAGRFARLIPRPVVMGFTVGIGLLLLNTQLPRLFAVEDTHANAVALVLRRTWGEHVGWLGVAAGALTALAMVALPRVHKRIPAVLVGLTIGTVLMVSLGAGYDAVGALPRSLPMPTLPSFEGVHLAGLLPAAFGLALLASLGSLLATSSLDALTGARTHSDLDQDLIAQGLANIAAGVFGGFPVMGAIVRASASIQAGARTRAASVLHALWLFVAMALLAPLVARIPIAALTAILLVVGVRLLNLEGLVAMWNQSKSTLGVVLVTALGIAVFNVFAGIGAGLALASILYVRRHGALRLEVQRVTDASRLQPGLHVPPAEAPHTPEALDLMVARVDGPILFINHLKLYDLVDGPPWAKLVVIDLSRVPLVDAAGVATLQYLAEFLAVRGSHLALVKVPPHLETVLEPLTQHLLEKRMHGSLEGALLGAGLMRPAPLEEPVIHPAHAYGAVHGGGLTLEGQAR